One Anaerobacillus alkaliphilus DNA window includes the following coding sequences:
- the trhA gene encoding PAQR family membrane homeostasis protein TrhA: MATTHSYSKGEEIANAISHGIGIVFSISALTLLIVFASLEGSVASIISYTIYGVTMLLLYVSSTLLHAFPEGKVKNLFEIFDHSSIYLFIAGSYTPILVNVIGGKLAIYLLILLWSIAGIGVLFKVFFVKRFMYASTILYVVMGWLIVFAWEPLVTNFDDVGVVLLIVGGLLYTVGALFYMFRWFRFHHMVWHLFVLAGTVVHFLAILMFA; encoded by the coding sequence ATGGCAACTACACATAGTTATTCAAAGGGAGAAGAAATTGCTAATGCCATATCTCATGGTATTGGGATTGTATTTAGTATTTCAGCATTAACGTTATTAATTGTCTTTGCATCGCTAGAAGGTTCGGTAGCATCAATTATTAGCTATACGATCTATGGGGTAACAATGTTACTTCTGTATGTATCATCGACGTTACTTCACGCATTTCCTGAAGGGAAAGTAAAAAATTTATTTGAAATATTTGATCACTCCTCCATTTACTTGTTTATTGCAGGTTCATATACACCGATTTTAGTTAATGTTATAGGTGGAAAGTTGGCCATCTACCTATTAATACTCTTATGGTCGATTGCCGGGATTGGCGTACTGTTTAAGGTATTCTTTGTGAAGAGATTTATGTACGCTTCTACAATCCTTTATGTTGTTATGGGGTGGTTAATTGTTTTTGCATGGGAGCCTCTTGTGACAAATTTTGATGATGTAGGAGTTGTGTTATTGATTGTAGGTGGATTGCTTTACACTGTTGGGGCATTATTTTACATGTTCCGATGGTTCCGATTTCATCACATGGTCTGGCATTTGTTTGTCCTTGCAGGAACAGTTGTCCATTTTTTAGCTATTTTAATGTTTGCGTAA